A portion of the Calothrix sp. 336/3 genome contains these proteins:
- a CDS encoding EamA family transporter, with product MGIFENQSDNQYNSNGDPSGAAEKTLRAVTEELRVIQQTWLKSSQEDIQRLQGEKIRLIEDIKRLQQEKESHLQGRQISEMQGLISQLAQVLANHISGQLQSSMDSLATQAMAKAEENMSVIHPQAASQLLGSLDDTFTITLNTLQQELRNHQSAISQQLLRMQSQQLQAETILSELVERLRQELENTNPKSSSFSTSPVVTNPPGEMPTTPRNFSPTFLADTELPRIDSSHTRFLPDEEEEEEEEEKISTPVTENPPRFTSFFPQKDSIPPSPPAPVTDTRPSVIQSPSKLWQSISQQTRLASPSMTGIVLIVLSVVLTSLYNVAMKVIFQPGTQIFGVFDAPQLLTPTLGNALLILLLRMVVVVPMILLLAPILHPHVRQDLQNLFTSITANSQSHSQNAQRLLLVSVVSGAFLFLSQLFLYLAIGQLATGMAIALSFIYPLLAGLLAWVMLRDRPTKGQWVAIAVLVCGQLLVLGGNPPTNVGNPFLGSIAAIISGIMFAFYITLSRVSANKQHPVTFTVIHFSVMLVLAAMGLIFPLPASWSIQISPTTNLLELVLLAFFLDVLTVCGYVFTNISNRKLGAIPTTAIGAMVPAFTVICAGLMIQETLGLLQVLGVIFVTIGAVVMSWQSRGNT from the coding sequence ATGGGAATATTCGAGAACCAATCAGATAATCAGTATAATTCCAATGGCGACCCTTCTGGGGCAGCAGAAAAAACTTTACGCGCTGTAACTGAAGAATTACGAGTCATTCAACAGACTTGGCTGAAGTCTTCCCAAGAGGATATTCAGCGTCTGCAAGGGGAGAAAATAAGATTAATAGAAGATATCAAACGTTTGCAACAGGAAAAAGAAAGCCATCTGCAAGGAAGGCAAATCAGTGAAATGCAAGGTTTGATTAGTCAGTTAGCTCAGGTACTTGCTAATCATATTTCTGGACAATTACAATCATCGATGGATTCCTTGGCAACCCAAGCAATGGCAAAAGCTGAGGAAAATATGTCTGTGATTCATCCCCAAGCAGCGAGTCAATTACTTGGCTCTTTAGATGATACCTTTACCATTACCCTCAATACATTACAACAAGAGTTAAGAAACCATCAAAGCGCCATCTCGCAGCAATTATTGCGGATGCAAAGCCAGCAGCTACAGGCAGAAACTATTCTATCGGAGTTGGTGGAACGTCTACGTCAAGAATTGGAAAATACCAACCCTAAATCATCCTCGTTTTCTACCTCACCAGTTGTCACCAATCCCCCTGGGGAAATGCCAACGACACCCAGGAATTTTTCCCCGACTTTTTTAGCTGATACGGAATTGCCCAGAATCGATTCCTCCCACACTCGTTTTCTCCCAGATGAGGAAGAGGAAGAAGAAGAGGAAGAGAAAATAAGTACTCCAGTCACGGAAAATCCTCCTCGGTTCACCAGTTTTTTCCCTCAAAAAGATAGTATTCCCCCTTCACCTCCTGCTCCCGTTACCGATACTCGTCCTTCTGTAATCCAGTCACCATCTAAGTTATGGCAATCTATTTCCCAACAGACGCGACTTGCTTCACCCTCGATGACGGGTATTGTATTGATTGTGCTGTCGGTGGTGCTGACATCCCTATATAACGTGGCGATGAAGGTGATTTTTCAGCCCGGTACACAAATCTTTGGTGTCTTTGATGCACCTCAATTACTCACGCCAACCTTGGGCAATGCACTGTTGATTTTATTACTGCGGATGGTGGTAGTAGTACCAATGATACTGCTGTTAGCGCCCATACTCCATCCCCACGTACGCCAGGATTTACAAAACCTGTTTACCTCAATTACAGCTAATTCTCAGAGTCATAGTCAAAATGCTCAACGGCTGTTGTTGGTATCCGTTGTCAGTGGTGCTTTTTTGTTCCTGTCACAATTATTTCTCTACTTAGCAATTGGACAGTTAGCCACGGGTATGGCGATCGCCCTTTCGTTTATTTATCCTCTGTTAGCTGGTTTATTGGCTTGGGTAATGTTGCGCGATCGCCCGACGAAGGGACAATGGGTGGCGATCGCTGTGCTGGTTTGTGGACAGTTACTAGTTTTGGGAGGTAATCCCCCGACAAACGTTGGTAATCCCTTTCTCGGTAGTATTGCGGCAATCATCTCTGGGATCATGTTTGCTTTTTACATTACCCTGAGTCGAGTTTCTGCCAATAAACAACATCCTGTCACCTTCACGGTGATTCATTTTTCAGTGATGCTTGTCCTCGCTGCCATGGGCTTAATTTTCCCCCTACCAGCATCCTGGAGTATACAAATTAGCCCCACAACCAATTTACTGGAACTGGTTTTACTCGCCTTTTTCCTAGATGTTTTAACAGTCTGCGGCTATGTATTTACTAATATCAGTAACCGGAAACTGGGAGCAATTCCCACCACGGCGATCGGTGCCATGGTTCCAGCCTTTACGGTCATTTGCGCTGGATTGATGATTCAAGAAACCCTGGGATTACTGCAAGTTTTAGGTGTAATTTTTGTCACCATTGGAGCGGTGGTGATGAGTTGGCAAAGTCGCGGAAATACTTGA
- a CDS encoding carbonic anhydrase — MSRTNGFVGRRNFLKLVGVGSAGVAASAAGSLLLTGEEAVAQQPAKTPENKKPEPVSPDAALKKLAEGNKRFIEGKRLNPNQSKLRLQETSVAQYPFAAVLGCADSRVPAELVFDQGLGDLFVVRVAGNVASQTAIGSLEFATAVLGAQLIIVLGHARCGAVSAAIKGDPLPGRIGVFVEEIKPAVERVRFKTGSIEENSIIANVQYQVEKLSESSTILGGLMKAGKLKIVGGRYDLASGKVTMLT, encoded by the coding sequence ATGAGCAGAACGAATGGATTTGTTGGTAGAAGAAATTTCTTAAAACTCGTGGGAGTTGGCAGTGCAGGAGTTGCTGCGAGTGCAGCAGGTAGTCTCTTGTTGACAGGAGAAGAAGCAGTTGCCCAGCAACCAGCTAAAACTCCAGAGAATAAAAAACCTGAGCCAGTTAGCCCTGATGCTGCTTTAAAAAAATTAGCCGAAGGGAATAAGCGTTTTATTGAGGGGAAACGACTCAATCCCAACCAGTCTAAACTGCGTTTGCAAGAAACCTCCGTTGCTCAATATCCCTTTGCGGCAGTTTTAGGTTGTGCAGATTCACGAGTACCAGCAGAGTTGGTATTTGATCAGGGATTAGGAGATTTATTTGTGGTGCGGGTTGCTGGGAATGTGGCTTCTCAGACAGCAATTGGTAGTTTAGAGTTTGCTACAGCAGTACTAGGTGCTCAATTAATCATTGTATTAGGTCATGCTCGCTGTGGAGCAGTTTCTGCTGCAATTAAAGGTGATCCCCTCCCAGGAAGAATTGGGGTGTTTGTGGAAGAAATTAAACCAGCTGTAGAAAGAGTGAGATTTAAAACAGGAAGTATCGAAGAGAATTCTATTATTGCCAATGTGCAATATCAGGTAGAAAAATTAAGTGAAAGCTCAACAATTTTAGGCGGTTTGATGAAGGCAGGTAAATTAAAAATAGTTGGTGGTCGTTATGATTTGGCTAGTGGTAAGGTGACAATGTTAACCTAA
- a CDS encoding CAP domain-containing protein codes for MFRQTAFGVALSTLVLASGLTANSVPGHTSTNQILSRQALSGASQQIATSENVKTTDLEKSVLEQINRYRIAHGLPALTINQNISRQARVHSQQMAEGQVPFSHDGFKKRVNAIPLRYQSAAENVAFNQGYNDPAAQAMLGWLNSPGHLSNIHGDFNLTGIGVAKNSQGEVYITQIFLRSHK; via the coding sequence ATGTTTCGACAAACTGCTTTTGGCGTTGCTTTAAGTACGCTTGTCCTTGCCAGTGGTTTGACAGCCAATTCTGTACCAGGTCACACTTCTACAAATCAAATTTTGTCACGCCAAGCTTTATCTGGTGCGTCCCAGCAAATTGCGACATCTGAGAATGTGAAAACTACTGATTTAGAAAAGTCGGTTTTGGAGCAAATCAATCGCTATCGAATTGCTCATGGTTTACCAGCACTGACCATAAATCAAAATATATCTAGGCAGGCAAGGGTTCATAGTCAACAAATGGCTGAAGGGCAAGTTCCTTTTAGCCACGATGGATTTAAAAAACGAGTTAATGCGATTCCGCTCCGTTATCAAAGTGCAGCAGAAAATGTTGCCTTCAATCAAGGTTACAATGACCCGGCAGCCCAAGCTATGCTAGGTTGGCTGAATAGTCCCGGTCATCTCAGCAATATTCATGGTGATTTCAATTTAACAGGAATTGGTGTGGCAAAGAATAGTCAAGGAGAGGTTTACATCACCCAAATTTTCCTGCGTAGTCATAAGTAA
- the ggt gene encoding gamma-glutamyltransferase gives MRVFTKHTRVSVLLISSYLSISAFTTETTVSAGVIPPLRSQKSMVVSGHPLASEAGLQMLGKGGNAVDGAVATTLAIAVVEPFAAGIGGGGFLLFHNGKTGEIQALDFRERAPQKATKNMYLDAQGKVIPLLSINGHLAVATPGTVAGLHEIHRRYGKLPWQEVVKPAIALAENGFILSKKNTWRSMSGYTRMRKEAILSNPAATAIFLRNGDFYQPGEKLVQRDLGKTLREIASNPRSFYTGSIAQAIASDMKKHGGLITLDDLKNYQPIWRKPVCGNFRQARVCSMPPPSSGGVHLLEMLNILAGTDWKTLGWHHPDAVHFLAETMKIAYSDRSQLLGDPDFVTVPVEKLISPAYGKKRRGEITMNRAKPSTEVKPTDEKTLPKIPESPETSHLNVVDAQRNAVSLTFTINTGFGAGVVAAGTGILLNNEMDDFAAAPGIPNAFGLVGSQKNAIAPRKTPLSSMTPTIITEKGKLRMVVGAPGGGTIITQVLQVILNVWEYGMDAGQAVAAPRIHHQWLPDELRVEPLGMDTMTLQELRRRGHNIKETTPWGNINAIIVTPEGTLEGAADPRGEGEPRGL, from the coding sequence ATGCGTGTATTCACAAAACACACGCGGGTTTCTGTACTATTAATCTCTTCCTATCTTTCTATCTCTGCATTTACCACCGAGACAACCGTTTCTGCTGGGGTGATTCCTCCCCTACGGAGCCAGAAAAGTATGGTGGTTTCGGGGCATCCCTTGGCGAGTGAGGCAGGTTTGCAGATGTTGGGTAAGGGTGGGAATGCGGTGGATGGGGCAGTGGCAACAACTTTGGCGATCGCCGTGGTTGAACCCTTTGCTGCGGGGATTGGTGGGGGTGGTTTTTTACTCTTCCACAACGGTAAAACTGGGGAAATTCAAGCCCTAGATTTCCGAGAGAGGGCACCACAGAAAGCGACGAAAAATATGTATTTGGATGCCCAGGGTAAAGTAATTCCTCTTCTGAGTATCAATGGACACCTAGCTGTGGCAACGCCAGGTACTGTCGCTGGGTTACATGAAATACACCGTCGTTATGGTAAGTTACCTTGGCAAGAGGTTGTCAAGCCCGCGATCGCCCTGGCGGAAAATGGGTTTATTCTGAGTAAAAAAAATACTTGGCGTTCCATGTCTGGGTACACGAGGATGCGGAAGGAAGCAATTCTTAGTAATCCTGCTGCCACCGCAATTTTTCTGAGAAATGGGGATTTTTACCAACCTGGTGAAAAATTAGTACAGCGTGACTTAGGAAAAACTCTCCGAGAAATTGCTAGTAATCCTCGTAGCTTTTATACAGGTAGTATTGCTCAGGCGATCGCCAGTGATATGAAAAAACATGGCGGTTTAATTACCCTAGATGATTTGAAAAACTATCAACCCATTTGGCGCAAACCAGTATGTGGCAATTTCCGGCAAGCGCGGGTTTGCTCCATGCCACCACCCTCTTCCGGTGGGGTACATTTATTAGAAATGTTAAATATTTTGGCTGGTACAGACTGGAAAACCCTGGGATGGCATCACCCCGACGCTGTACATTTCCTGGCAGAAACGATGAAAATTGCCTACAGCGATCGCTCCCAACTCCTTGGCGATCCCGATTTTGTCACCGTACCTGTAGAAAAATTAATTAGCCCTGCCTATGGAAAAAAACGCCGGGGTGAAATTACCATGAATCGCGCCAAACCATCGACAGAAGTCAAACCCACCGATGAAAAAACCCTACCCAAAATTCCAGAATCTCCAGAAACTAGCCACTTAAATGTTGTTGACGCACAACGCAATGCTGTCAGTCTCACCTTTACCATTAATACAGGCTTCGGTGCGGGTGTGGTTGCCGCAGGTACAGGTATTTTATTGAACAACGAAATGGACGATTTTGCGGCTGCTCCTGGTATCCCCAACGCTTTCGGGTTAGTTGGTAGTCAAAAGAACGCGATCGCCCCCCGCAAAACTCCCCTTTCCAGCATGACTCCCACTATCATTACCGAAAAAGGTAAGCTGCGCATGGTTGTCGGTGCCCCTGGCGGTGGTACGATTATTACCCAAGTACTGCAAGTTATCTTAAATGTCTGGGAATACGGCATGGATGCAGGGCAAGCAGTCGCAGCACCACGCATACATCACCAGTGGCTACCCGACGAATTACGGGTAGAACCCTTGGGTATGGATACTATGACATTACAAGAATTGCGCCGCCGAGGACATAACATCAAGGAAACCACACCCTGGGGTAATATCAATGCAATTATCGTCACCCCAGAAGGAACCCTAGAAGGTGCAGCCGATCCCCGTGGAGAAGGGGAACCGAGGGGATTGTGA
- a CDS encoding alkaline phosphatase PhoX, with protein MNFSRRRFLTLAGASAAGVTVLSPLEAFYARVAQGKAVVGTGFGKLKPLLPVNNAELSNTIYGDLSQEALLALPPGFKYRAISITGQKMNDGSLVPAGHDGMAAFPGPRNTTILVRNHELGTSSPYPVVGAKKYSTAAQGGTTTIILGRDRQVMKHFSSLAGTIRNCAGGPTPWGSWISCEETFSTTSSMTNSGTMVVKKHGYNFEVIAGTNTGLVAPIPLVDMGRFSHEAVAVDPATGYIYETEDRGDSCFYRFVPNVKPNQPGDLALGGTLYALKIKEQFAANTTNNPNYGGQIGGIPVGKPLAVEWVAITNPDPTEEDKTKGVGVRYEAQSKGAAIFYRGEGAWYHNGLIYFIATQGGSPAFDSKTGNGQVWIYNTVKEELTLYIEADPNGQLLDEPDNITVSPFGDLFLCEDGGGEQYVVGVNTQGELYHFAKNVIFANSSNSQLKEQFADNEFAGACFSPDGKTLFVNIQTPGITLAIWGPWWKSSFGV; from the coding sequence ATGAATTTCTCAAGGCGTAGGTTTTTAACTTTAGCTGGTGCAAGTGCTGCTGGGGTGACAGTCCTTTCCCCCTTAGAAGCTTTCTATGCTAGGGTTGCCCAGGGTAAAGCTGTGGTTGGGACTGGTTTCGGTAAACTCAAACCCCTGCTACCTGTGAATAACGCAGAACTCAGCAATACAATTTACGGAGATTTAAGTCAAGAAGCTTTACTTGCCCTGCCTCCAGGATTTAAGTATCGTGCAATTTCCATCACTGGTCAAAAAATGAACGATGGTTCCCTAGTACCAGCAGGTCATGATGGGATGGCTGCCTTTCCAGGTCCCCGCAATACAACAATTTTGGTACGTAACCACGAATTAGGAACCTCTTCCCCCTACCCAGTCGTTGGTGCAAAAAAATACTCAACTGCTGCCCAAGGTGGTACAACTACCATTATTTTAGGGCGCGATCGCCAAGTGATGAAACACTTCAGTTCCTTAGCTGGAACCATTCGTAACTGTGCTGGAGGTCCGACTCCTTGGGGTAGCTGGATTAGCTGCGAAGAAACTTTTTCTACCACCAGTAGTATGACTAACTCTGGCACTATGGTAGTCAAAAAACATGGTTACAATTTTGAAGTCATTGCTGGGACGAATACTGGTTTAGTTGCTCCCATCCCCCTAGTAGATATGGGAAGATTTAGCCACGAAGCGGTAGCAGTAGACCCCGCAACTGGCTATATTTATGAAACAGAAGACCGAGGAGACAGTTGTTTCTATCGCTTTGTCCCCAATGTCAAACCCAATCAACCCGGTGACTTGGCTTTAGGGGGAACTCTGTATGCTTTAAAAATTAAAGAGCAGTTTGCTGCCAACACTACCAATAATCCCAACTACGGGGGACAAATTGGGGGAATTCCTGTTGGTAAACCCTTAGCAGTAGAATGGGTTGCCATTACTAATCCTGACCCCACAGAGGAAGATAAAACAAAAGGTGTGGGTGTGCGTTATGAAGCACAAAGCAAGGGAGCAGCAATTTTCTACCGGGGTGAGGGTGCTTGGTATCACAACGGATTAATTTATTTTATTGCGACTCAAGGTGGTTCTCCCGCCTTCGATTCTAAAACAGGTAATGGTCAAGTTTGGATTTATAACACTGTCAAGGAAGAGTTAACCTTATACATTGAAGCTGATCCCAATGGACAACTTTTGGATGAACCTGACAATATTACCGTTTCCCCCTTTGGTGATTTGTTCCTCTGTGAAGATGGGGGAGGAGAGCAGTATGTTGTTGGTGTCAACACCCAGGGAGAACTCTATCACTTTGCGAAGAATGTGATATTTGCCAATAGCAGCAACTCTCAGTTGAAAGAGCAGTTTGCTGATAATGAATTTGCCGGAGCTTGTTTTTCTCCCGATGGCAAAACCCTGTTTGTCAATATTCAAACTCCTGGTATCACCTTGGCTATTTGGGGTCCCTGGTGGAAAAGCAGTTTTGGCGTTTAA
- a CDS encoding aldo/keto reductase has product MEKRQLGSSDVKMSPILMGTWQAGKRWWVGIEDADSIKAIRAAVEAGMTTIDTAEVYGEGHSERIVAEAVADIREQVEYATKVFANHLKYDQVIDACENSLKNLQTDYIDLYQIHWPSGSFNTEIVPIGETMAALNHLKEQGKIRAIGVSNFSRSQLEEAMQYGRIDSLQPPYSLFWRQVEKDAMPYCVEHNISILAYSPMAQGLLTGKFTLGQIFPEGDNRNGNKLFQGENFVRAVAAVEKLRPLAQKYNCTLGQLALAWLIAQPQTQAIAGARYAEQAISNAQATKVTLSLEDIQAIDTIGRTVTDHFDDNPVMWNW; this is encoded by the coding sequence ATGGAAAAGCGACAATTGGGAAGTTCTGATGTGAAAATGTCTCCCATTCTCATGGGAACTTGGCAAGCTGGTAAACGTTGGTGGGTAGGGATTGAGGATGCAGATTCAATTAAAGCTATCCGAGCAGCCGTGGAAGCTGGGATGACTACTATTGATACTGCCGAAGTGTATGGAGAAGGACATTCTGAAAGAATTGTGGCTGAAGCTGTAGCCGATATCCGGGAGCAAGTCGAATATGCCACCAAGGTTTTCGCTAACCATCTTAAGTATGACCAGGTGATAGACGCTTGCGAGAATTCCCTGAAAAATCTCCAAACTGATTACATTGATTTATATCAAATCCATTGGCCCTCCGGCTCTTTTAATACGGAAATAGTACCGATTGGGGAAACAATGGCGGCTTTAAATCATTTAAAGGAACAGGGAAAAATACGGGCGATTGGTGTATCTAATTTTTCTCGCTCCCAATTAGAAGAAGCTATGCAGTATGGACGTATTGATAGTCTACAACCGCCCTATTCTCTGTTTTGGCGGCAGGTAGAAAAGGATGCTATGCCCTATTGTGTGGAACATAATATTTCGATTCTGGCTTATTCTCCCATGGCACAGGGATTACTCACGGGTAAATTCACCTTGGGGCAGATATTTCCGGAGGGAGACAACCGTAATGGCAATAAATTATTTCAGGGAGAAAATTTTGTGCGTGCTGTGGCAGCTGTGGAAAAACTCCGCCCCCTCGCCCAGAAGTATAATTGTACCCTGGGACAATTAGCCCTAGCTTGGTTAATCGCCCAACCTCAAACCCAGGCGATCGCGGGAGCAAGGTATGCTGAACAAGCAATTAGTAATGCCCAAGCAACCAAGGTGACACTTTCTCTAGAGGATATCCAAGCCATAGATACCATTGGACGTACTGTGACTGACCATTTTGACGATAACCCGGTGATGTGGAATTGGTAA
- a CDS encoding carbonic anhydrase: MSRINGFVGRRNFFKLLGIGSVAMASSCQILGQTKQSSLPRQTQLPDNLVNYDTALNILLDGNQRFVKEKRLYPDQSFARVKLVAQTQYPFAAILDCADSRVPTEIIFDQGIGDLFVVRVAGNIANDVAIGSLEYAASVLGCQLIMVLGHERCGAVAEALKSVDAAGNIDSIIDNIQPGLKNINKNTNDALNDAVIANIQYQLEKIKEKSSILLNLVNQGKLKIIGARYDLDTGKVAII, encoded by the coding sequence ATGAGTCGAATCAATGGTTTTGTTGGCAGACGGAATTTTTTTAAGTTACTAGGAATAGGCAGTGTTGCTATGGCTAGTAGCTGCCAAATTCTCGGTCAAACTAAACAATCATCCTTACCTCGTCAGACTCAGTTGCCAGATAATCTAGTCAATTATGATACAGCATTGAATATATTACTAGACGGTAATCAGAGATTTGTCAAGGAAAAAAGGCTATACCCAGACCAATCTTTTGCTAGAGTCAAACTGGTTGCCCAAACTCAATATCCCTTTGCTGCTATTTTAGATTGTGCTGATTCCCGTGTCCCGACGGAGATTATTTTTGACCAAGGAATTGGTGATTTATTTGTTGTGCGCGTAGCCGGAAATATTGCCAATGATGTCGCTATTGGTAGCTTAGAATATGCTGCTAGTGTTTTAGGATGTCAACTGATTATGGTTTTAGGTCATGAACGCTGTGGTGCGGTTGCCGAAGCTTTAAAATCAGTAGATGCGGCGGGAAATATTGACTCAATCATAGACAATATTCAGCCTGGATTAAAAAATATCAATAAGAATACAAATGATGCTTTAAATGATGCAGTAATTGCGAATATTCAATATCAATTAGAAAAAATCAAAGAGAAATCTTCTATATTATTGAATTTAGTGAATCAGGGGAAACTCAAAATTATTGGCGCTCGTTATGATTTAGATACGGGCAAAGTTGCCATAATTTAG
- a CDS encoding ester cyclase, translated as MDIAMSTQEVIDKFVELLWNQRQFDLADELFLDNFIARPFAHQPMWDGTGAESMKHHIHGWLEGLPDLQMQPLNVMVQGNQSFVRWEITGTHKGFLYGLPPTGKIIKGKGITFFEVENGKILELQTLFDALGLMQQLHVIPDAVTFIQNHINHLQQHDNIDKFSN; from the coding sequence ATGGATATTGCGATGAGTACACAGGAAGTCATTGATAAATTTGTAGAATTACTTTGGAATCAACGTCAATTCGATTTAGCAGATGAGTTATTTTTAGATAATTTTATCGCTCGTCCTTTTGCACATCAACCTATGTGGGATGGTACGGGTGCAGAGAGTATGAAACATCATATTCATGGATGGTTGGAAGGATTACCAGATTTGCAGATGCAGCCATTAAATGTGATGGTGCAGGGAAATCAAAGTTTTGTCCGATGGGAAATCACTGGTACTCACAAAGGTTTTCTGTACGGGCTACCACCCACTGGTAAAATAATTAAAGGTAAAGGAATCACATTTTTTGAAGTTGAGAATGGCAAAATTTTAGAACTTCAAACCCTATTTGATGCCCTGGGATTGATGCAGCAATTGCATGTTATCCCCGATGCTGTCACCTTTATTCAAAACCACATCAATCACTTACAGCAGCATGATAACATTGACAAGTTTTCTAATTAA
- a CDS encoding response regulator transcription factor, with amino-acid sequence MMNPRYKAFTNLFHLLAIAQNESQLRSHFMAETGSLFGAKSWGIAFFDTNHQVAALDFTGFSETFIDRYSEIGWQADPMMRCVIEQHIPTHNLLVNVTTPWKESIVYQHLWSRYGFEHGIIAPLLGQGEIIGKIHFLRTQGMPSFTDEDLRNISALSCHLSVNLAMLRLQSPQNSAGVRDCLTKRELQIVDLIAKGLTNHEMAQKLGISDNGVKQALKRIFVKLHVSTRAQMVAKVYDLS; translated from the coding sequence ATGATGAATCCTAGATATAAAGCTTTTACCAATCTGTTTCATTTACTGGCGATCGCCCAAAACGAATCACAGTTACGCTCACATTTCATGGCAGAAACTGGCTCATTGTTCGGGGCAAAATCCTGGGGTATTGCCTTTTTTGATACAAATCACCAAGTTGCGGCACTGGATTTTACTGGATTCTCAGAAACTTTTATTGATAGATATAGTGAAATTGGTTGGCAAGCAGATCCCATGATGCGCTGTGTGATTGAGCAGCATATTCCCACACACAACCTCTTAGTAAATGTAACTACCCCGTGGAAAGAAAGCATAGTTTATCAACATTTGTGGTCGCGCTACGGTTTTGAGCATGGTATAATTGCTCCTTTGCTAGGTCAAGGGGAAATTATCGGCAAAATTCACTTTTTACGCACCCAAGGAATGCCATCTTTTACCGATGAAGATTTAAGAAATATCAGTGCCTTGAGTTGTCATCTCTCAGTTAATCTCGCCATGTTGCGCTTGCAATCTCCTCAAAATAGCGCTGGTGTTCGTGATTGTTTAACAAAGCGGGAATTACAGATTGTTGACTTGATTGCTAAAGGATTAACTAATCATGAGATGGCGCAGAAATTGGGTATCAGCGATAACGGTGTTAAGCAAGCTTTGAAACGCATTTTTGTTAAATTGCATGTCTCTACACGGGCGCAGATGGTTGCAAAGGTGTATGATTTATCTTAA
- the dapF gene encoding diaminopimelate epimerase — MFHQVKYSKYHALGNDYLVIAPEDLGFALTPEIIRRICHRNFGIGSDGILFGSLPSENARFGLRIFNPDGSEAEKSGNGLRIFSRYLWDKKLVQGEEFEIHTLGGKVKAQVTDSGKIVQVEMGYVSFLSDKIPVRGESREVIEESIVVADKTFTFCAATIGNPHCVIQLPEITPEIAKQYGSLVEVHPNFPQRTNVQFMKVLDRGNIQIEIWERGAGYTLASGSSSSAAAAVAYRLGLCDGAIAVHMPGGEIAIAIRDNFMVTMTGSVTKVAEGVMSEEMFESSNV, encoded by the coding sequence ATGTTTCATCAAGTTAAATATTCCAAATATCATGCCCTAGGAAATGATTATTTAGTTATTGCCCCTGAAGACTTAGGCTTTGCATTAACTCCAGAAATAATTCGGCGAATTTGCCATCGTAATTTTGGAATTGGGAGTGATGGAATTTTATTTGGTTCCCTACCTTCTGAGAATGCCAGGTTTGGATTGCGGATTTTTAACCCGGATGGTAGTGAGGCAGAAAAGAGTGGGAATGGATTGAGAATTTTTTCTCGTTATTTATGGGATAAAAAACTAGTTCAAGGGGAAGAATTTGAGATTCACACCCTGGGTGGAAAAGTGAAAGCACAAGTTACTGATTCTGGGAAAATTGTGCAAGTAGAAATGGGTTATGTGAGTTTCCTGAGTGACAAAATTCCTGTGCGGGGAGAGTCTAGGGAAGTTATTGAAGAAAGTATTGTGGTTGCCGATAAAACTTTTACCTTTTGTGCAGCAACAATTGGTAACCCCCATTGTGTGATTCAGTTACCGGAAATTACCCCAGAAATCGCCAAGCAATATGGCTCTTTAGTGGAAGTGCATCCTAATTTTCCCCAGCGTACTAATGTTCAGTTTATGAAAGTTCTGGATCGAGGAAATATTCAGATTGAGATTTGGGAAAGGGGTGCAGGTTATACCTTAGCATCTGGTAGTAGCAGTAGTGCGGCAGCAGCTGTTGCCTATCGTTTAGGTTTGTGTGATGGAGCGATCGCCGTACATATGCCAGGAGGAGAAATCGCGATCGCCATTCGGGATAATTTTATGGTGACGATGACGGGTAGTGTCACCAAGGTTGCGGAAGGGGTAATGTCTGAGGAAATGTTTGAGTCGAGCAATGTATGA
- a CDS encoding DUF1802 family protein, with translation MLMELTKTCHALKEWAVAINALETGKTVMLLRKGGIHEVGGRFCVAHEQVLLYPTYEHQQPFLLKPEYANTVYPITPGWRPETVRIGSWAQITDILPVSEEAIVDALLPFHIWNEHFISDRLKWKPRQPLYILLLRTYKLPQIQEISYRSEYAGCKSWIDLTQEIDLQGAEAVMNDSDYSQQVKEIRHIVRDRLYAPSI, from the coding sequence ATGCTTATGGAATTGACTAAGACTTGTCACGCCCTCAAAGAGTGGGCTGTTGCTATCAACGCTTTGGAAACAGGTAAAACAGTGATGCTATTGCGTAAGGGTGGAATCCACGAAGTGGGTGGACGTTTTTGTGTTGCCCATGAACAGGTTTTGCTCTATCCCACCTACGAACATCAACAACCTTTCTTACTGAAACCGGAATATGCAAACACTGTTTATCCTATCACTCCAGGATGGCGACCAGAAACGGTAAGAATTGGCAGTTGGGCGCAGATTACTGATATTTTGCCTGTCAGTGAAGAGGCGATTGTCGATGCTTTGCTGCCTTTTCACATTTGGAATGAGCATTTTATTAGCGATCGCCTGAAGTGGAAACCTCGCCAACCTTTATATATTCTCCTGTTGCGGACATATAAACTACCCCAGATACAAGAAATTTCCTATCGTAGTGAATACGCTGGTTGTAAATCTTGGATAGATTTAACCCAGGAGATTGATTTGCAGGGAGCAGAAGCTGTAATGAATGATTCTGACTACTCCCAGCAAGTTAAGGAAATTCGCCATATTGTTCGCGATCGCCTTTATGCACCATCAATTTAA